A single genomic interval of Nonomuraea rubra harbors:
- a CDS encoding alpha-L-fucosidase produces the protein MTQFKPTWESLRTHRIPQWFGEAKFGIWSHWGPQSVARSGDWYARHLYGMQPWSEPWERKRAGRQHAHHRAHFQGGAKDLFRQWRAERFDPDELMDLYVSSGARYFVALATHCDNFDLWNSEQHGWNAARVGPGRDIVAAWERAARTAGLPFGLSFHHNWTWRWLDVAHGRDPETGEPYDGALTRADGAGTWWEGLDPAELYPERHEPGTKPPAREAERFYARVREALDRYRPDLVYLDDGRLPFGAGSVVESQPVSTAGLDLLAHYYNTCRSGGLVTLKDVPDADRTAVLLDCERRQLDEAQPYPWQFDTSDGEWFDCSDDDPMFHPRKTAQQVVHTLIDVVSKNGCLLLNIPQHADGTVDARARELLAEVGAWLRVCGEGVYGTTPWLRAAEGSTGLGDVKGYEGYNEADRAYRAADVRFTRRGDTLYATLLAWPEDRTATITSLGATAGLLKRPPAAVELLGHGPVAWRQTGLALHADLPPRPPTRAAHMLKITGASW, from the coding sequence ATGACCCAGTTCAAGCCCACCTGGGAGTCCCTGCGTACCCACCGCATCCCCCAGTGGTTCGGCGAGGCGAAGTTCGGCATCTGGTCGCACTGGGGCCCGCAGTCCGTGGCCCGTTCAGGCGACTGGTACGCCCGCCACCTCTACGGCATGCAGCCCTGGTCCGAGCCCTGGGAGCGCAAGCGCGCCGGCCGCCAGCACGCCCACCACCGCGCCCACTTCCAGGGCGGCGCCAAGGACCTGTTCCGGCAGTGGCGGGCCGAGCGCTTCGACCCGGACGAGCTCATGGACCTGTACGTGAGCAGCGGCGCCCGCTACTTCGTCGCCCTGGCCACCCACTGCGACAACTTCGACCTGTGGAACTCCGAGCAGCACGGCTGGAACGCCGCCAGGGTCGGCCCGGGCCGCGACATCGTGGCGGCCTGGGAGCGGGCGGCCCGCACGGCCGGCCTGCCGTTCGGGCTCAGCTTCCACCACAACTGGACCTGGCGCTGGCTGGACGTGGCCCACGGCCGCGACCCGGAGACCGGCGAGCCCTACGACGGCGCCCTGACCAGGGCCGACGGAGCCGGTACGTGGTGGGAGGGCCTCGACCCCGCCGAGCTCTACCCGGAGCGCCACGAGCCGGGCACGAAGCCGCCGGCCCGCGAGGCGGAGCGGTTCTACGCCCGCGTCCGCGAGGCGCTCGACCGCTACCGGCCCGACCTGGTCTACCTCGACGACGGCCGCCTGCCCTTCGGCGCGGGCAGCGTGGTCGAGTCGCAGCCGGTCAGCACGGCGGGCCTGGACCTGCTCGCCCACTACTACAACACCTGCCGGAGCGGCGGCCTGGTCACGCTCAAGGACGTGCCGGACGCGGACCGCACGGCCGTCCTGCTGGACTGCGAGCGCCGCCAGCTCGACGAGGCCCAGCCGTACCCCTGGCAGTTCGACACGAGCGACGGCGAGTGGTTCGACTGCTCCGACGACGACCCGATGTTCCACCCCCGCAAGACCGCGCAGCAGGTCGTGCACACGCTGATCGACGTGGTCAGCAAGAACGGCTGCCTGCTGCTGAACATCCCGCAGCACGCCGACGGCACGGTGGACGCCCGCGCCCGCGAGCTGCTGGCCGAGGTGGGCGCCTGGCTGCGGGTCTGCGGCGAGGGCGTGTACGGCACCACGCCGTGGCTGCGCGCGGCGGAGGGCTCGACCGGGCTCGGCGACGTCAAGGGGTACGAGGGGTACAACGAGGCCGACCGCGCCTACCGCGCCGCCGACGTGCGCTTCACCCGGCGCGGCGACACCCTCTACGCCACCCTCCTGGCCTGGCCGGAGGACCGGACGGCGACGATCACCAGCCTGGGCGCCACCGCCGGGCTGCTCAAGCGCCCACCGGCGGCCGTCGAGCTGCTCGGCCACGGCCCCGTCGCGTGGCGGCAGACCGGCCTGGCGCTGCACGCGGACCTGCCGCCTCGGCCGCCGACCAGGGCCGCTCACATGCTCAAGATCACGGGAGCCTCATGGTGA
- a CDS encoding sensor histidine kinase: MNDRAKGGTGDAPPAGTRRAGAPRGASRPAAQGLFLRLVAINGLVFATGTLVLAISPATVSAPVVWAEVPVLVIGLAVMLAANALLLRRSLAPLDALTTLMQRVDLLRTGDRLSESGNSDLTHLIATFNAMLDRLEAERSASSAHALAAQEGERQRIARELHDEIGQSLTVVLLGLKRVVDRAPADLKEDLHGVQETVRASLDEVRQVARRLRPGVLEDLGLHSALSALTADLSRMSGIPVTRHLQPDHPALGPDVELVLYRIAQESLTNIARHARATRAELSLVTEDGRLVLRITDDGRGGALRDGAGIRGMRERALLIGARLTVDSPPGEGTRVSLVIPQDRRTDP; this comes from the coding sequence ATGAACGATCGCGCGAAGGGCGGCACGGGGGACGCGCCGCCGGCCGGGACGCGTCGCGCGGGCGCGCCGCGCGGCGCGTCCCGGCCGGCGGCTCAGGGCCTGTTCCTGCGGCTGGTCGCCATCAACGGCCTGGTGTTCGCGACCGGCACGCTGGTGCTCGCGATCTCCCCCGCGACCGTCTCCGCCCCGGTCGTGTGGGCCGAGGTGCCGGTCCTGGTGATCGGGCTGGCGGTGATGCTGGCCGCCAACGCGCTGCTGCTGCGCCGCAGCCTGGCCCCGCTGGACGCGCTGACCACGCTGATGCAGCGGGTGGACCTGTTGCGTACCGGCGACCGCCTGTCCGAGAGCGGCAACAGCGACCTCACCCACCTGATCGCCACGTTCAACGCGATGCTGGACCGGCTGGAGGCCGAGCGCAGTGCCAGCAGCGCCCACGCGCTGGCCGCGCAGGAGGGCGAGCGGCAGCGCATCGCCCGCGAGCTGCACGACGAGATCGGCCAGAGCCTGACCGTGGTGCTGCTGGGCCTCAAGCGGGTGGTGGACCGCGCCCCCGCCGACCTGAAGGAGGACCTGCACGGCGTGCAGGAGACCGTACGGGCCAGCCTCGACGAGGTACGCCAGGTCGCCCGCCGCCTGCGCCCCGGCGTGCTGGAGGACCTCGGGCTGCACAGCGCGCTCAGCGCCCTGACCGCGGACCTCTCCCGGATGAGCGGCATCCCGGTGACCCGCCACCTGCAACCCGACCACCCGGCCCTGGGACCGGACGTCGAGCTCGTCCTGTACCGGATCGCGCAGGAGAGCCTGACCAACATCGCCAGGCACGCCCGAGCCACCCGCGCCGAGCTGTCGCTCGTGACCGAGGACGGCCGCCTGGTCCTGCGCATCACCGACGACGGCCGGGGCGGCGCCCTCCGGGACGGCGCCGGCATCCGGGGCATGCGCGAGCGCGCCCTGCTCATCGGCGCCCGCCTGACCGTCGACTCACCGCCGGGCGAGGGCACCCGCGTCAGCCTCGTCATCCCTCAGGACCGAAGGACGGACCCGTGA
- a CDS encoding glycoside hydrolase family 28 protein, with the protein MQPSPPHSRRRFLALAAAGVGGALVTAPAAAQAQSAGTQAVQAAGAHVSSADRAAAAWARVPAIRRRIRPPRFPARTFPITDHGAAGDGTATCTEAFRRAVEACAAAGGGRVLVPAGTWLTGAIHLADNVELHLEAGATIRFSRDPADYLPVVFTRYEGIELMNYSPFIYAHGRTNVAITGAGVIDGQADATHWWDWSSDPAPSEGPDKKLLAQQAEAGVPVAERVFGEGHYLRPNLIQLYRCRNVLIEGVTVRDSPMWNIHPVLCTNVTIREVTVDSPRGPNNDGCDPESCEDVLIERCEFNTGDDCVAIKAGKNADGRRVNEPSMNVLVDSCVMRDGNGGVTVGSETTGGVRWVFAWNCTMSSARLERAIRVKTNPERGGYVRDLYFRDITVGQAADSVVEVALNYENKHTGPYFPDVGTIDIRGLRAGKAPRAFYLIGNPGNPIKGVTVRNSVFEEMAEADVVTDVSGFGLRNVWVNGRRV; encoded by the coding sequence ATGCAGCCATCACCCCCGCACTCGCGCAGGCGCTTCCTGGCCCTGGCGGCGGCCGGCGTCGGCGGCGCCCTGGTGACCGCCCCGGCGGCCGCCCAGGCGCAGTCGGCCGGAACGCAGGCGGTCCAGGCCGCCGGGGCACACGTGAGCTCCGCGGATCGGGCCGCCGCGGCGTGGGCGCGGGTGCCCGCCATCCGGCGGCGCATCCGGCCGCCCCGCTTCCCCGCCCGCACCTTCCCGATCACCGACCACGGGGCCGCAGGCGACGGGACGGCCACGTGCACCGAGGCGTTCAGGCGGGCCGTCGAGGCGTGCGCGGCGGCGGGCGGCGGGCGCGTGCTGGTGCCCGCGGGCACCTGGCTGACCGGCGCGATCCACCTGGCCGACAACGTCGAGCTGCACCTGGAGGCGGGCGCGACGATCCGCTTCAGCCGCGACCCGGCCGACTACCTGCCGGTGGTGTTCACCCGGTACGAGGGCATCGAGCTGATGAACTACTCCCCGTTCATCTACGCCCACGGCCGCACCAACGTGGCGATCACCGGCGCCGGCGTGATCGACGGCCAGGCCGACGCCACCCACTGGTGGGACTGGTCGAGCGACCCCGCGCCGTCGGAGGGCCCCGACAAGAAGCTGCTGGCGCAGCAGGCCGAGGCCGGCGTGCCGGTGGCGGAGCGGGTCTTCGGCGAGGGCCACTACCTGCGGCCGAACCTCATCCAGCTCTACCGCTGCCGCAACGTGCTCATCGAGGGCGTGACGGTCAGGGACTCCCCCATGTGGAACATCCACCCGGTCCTGTGCACCAACGTCACGATCCGCGAGGTCACCGTGGACAGCCCGCGCGGCCCCAACAACGACGGCTGCGACCCGGAGTCGTGCGAGGACGTGCTGATCGAGCGGTGCGAGTTCAACACCGGCGACGACTGCGTGGCGATCAAAGCTGGCAAGAACGCCGACGGCCGCCGGGTGAACGAGCCGTCCATGAACGTGCTGGTCGACTCGTGCGTGATGCGCGACGGCAACGGCGGCGTGACGGTCGGCAGCGAGACGACCGGCGGGGTGCGCTGGGTGTTCGCGTGGAACTGCACGATGAGCAGCGCCCGCCTGGAACGGGCGATCCGCGTCAAGACGAACCCGGAGCGCGGCGGCTACGTCAGGGACCTGTACTTCAGGGACATCACGGTGGGACAGGCCGCCGACTCGGTGGTGGAGGTGGCGCTCAACTACGAGAACAAGCACACCGGCCCGTACTTCCCCGACGTCGGCACGATCGACATCCGGGGCCTGCGGGCGGGCAAGGCGCCCAGGGCGTTCTACCTGATCGGCAACCCGGGCAACCCGATCAAGGGCGTGACGGTGCGCAACAGCGTGTTCGAGGAGATGGCCGAGGCCGACGTGGTGACCGACGTGAGCGGCTTCGGGCTGCGCAACGTGTGGGTGAACGGGCGGCGCGTGTAG
- a CDS encoding family 78 glycoside hydrolase catalytic domain has protein sequence MVKNLRTCDLTDPLGLETTRPALSWQLAGVTAQTAYHVRVDGLWDSGEVESADQRVIYGGEPLTSRTAARWRVRVRDADGRWSGWSEEARFELGLLSAGDWSAAWITHPDWYDEHDDPRVGEGRPLPLLAGEFTLAAPVRSARLYVSGLGVYVASVNGSPVTDAVLEPPYSDFTKRVVYATHDVTALLREGRNAIGLALGPGIAHVFPHQDRYMKFFGSKAAPRAIAQLEVRYADGTTGRFRTGADWLATEGPTTRSHWYGGEDHDARLEIPGWDVPGTDRSGWRPVTVRPEGTGMLRSRACPPIRVTEELPAARKLVATDGTAVFDVGAVTAGWAGLRLDLPAGHYLRLLPGDQLDAFGRVVQSKPTTGAPIFNTYVTKDGPQTWHPAFRYDGFRYVEAQGLPEHVGAEAVTALVLRADNEHIGRFETSDPLLNDIHRIIDRAVRGNMYSVLTDCPHREKLGWLEQAHLLFDVVAYNYDVAAYCRELLTGIAEAQTGDGLVPDTAPEYVVFDGAFRDDPNWGGALIRMPWQIYRWYGDTTAMERHYDAMGRYLDYLTGKAEDGLLGHGLGDWFGLDHSTPVPLVSTWGYWRAAATMAKVAGVLGRDDDAKRHRALTESISAAFTGAFRQADGGFGGQASQVFALDMGVVPDELVPAALDRLSRDVREGAITVGEIALPALYQVLTRAGRHEALWGFATSTSHPSYGYQVRHGATALTEAWDGPTRGLSQNHYMLGAIDAWFYRGLGGIGQAPGSRGFRRLLVAPAAPGDLESVRAATRTPYGQVGVAWQRSGGEFALEVEVPPGSSAEVRLPDLGLTRHAAPEGAVAAGERAWQVGAGHWTFGASK, from the coding sequence ATGGTGAAGAACCTGCGTACCTGCGACCTGACCGATCCCCTCGGGCTCGAGACCACCCGTCCCGCCCTGAGCTGGCAGCTCGCGGGCGTCACCGCGCAGACCGCCTACCACGTACGCGTGGACGGGCTGTGGGACAGCGGCGAGGTCGAGTCGGCCGACCAGCGGGTGATCTACGGCGGCGAGCCCCTGACGAGCAGGACCGCCGCGCGCTGGCGGGTGCGGGTGCGCGACGCGGACGGCCGCTGGTCCGGCTGGAGCGAGGAGGCGCGCTTCGAGCTGGGGCTGCTCTCGGCCGGCGACTGGAGCGCCGCCTGGATCACCCACCCGGACTGGTACGACGAGCACGACGACCCCCGCGTCGGCGAGGGGCGCCCGCTGCCGCTGCTGGCAGGCGAGTTCACCCTGGCCGCGCCCGTACGCAGCGCCCGGCTGTACGTCTCCGGCCTGGGCGTCTACGTGGCGTCGGTCAACGGCTCCCCGGTGACGGACGCCGTGCTGGAGCCGCCGTACTCGGACTTCACCAAGCGGGTGGTGTACGCCACGCACGACGTGACGGCGCTGCTGCGCGAGGGCCGCAACGCGATCGGCCTGGCGCTCGGCCCCGGCATCGCGCACGTGTTCCCGCACCAGGACCGCTACATGAAGTTCTTCGGCTCCAAGGCGGCCCCCCGGGCGATCGCGCAGCTCGAAGTGCGGTACGCCGACGGGACGACCGGCCGGTTCCGCACGGGTGCCGACTGGCTGGCCACCGAGGGGCCGACGACACGCTCGCACTGGTACGGCGGTGAGGACCACGACGCCCGCCTGGAGATCCCCGGCTGGGACGTCCCCGGCACGGACCGCTCCGGCTGGCGGCCGGTGACCGTACGGCCGGAGGGGACCGGGATGTTGCGGTCGCGGGCCTGCCCGCCGATCAGGGTCACCGAGGAGCTGCCCGCGGCGCGGAAGCTGGTCGCCACCGACGGCACGGCCGTGTTCGACGTCGGCGCGGTCACGGCCGGCTGGGCCGGGCTGCGGCTCGACCTCCCGGCGGGGCACTACCTGCGGCTGCTGCCCGGTGACCAGCTCGACGCGTTCGGCCGCGTGGTGCAGTCGAAGCCCACGACCGGCGCGCCGATCTTCAACACGTACGTCACCAAGGACGGCCCGCAGACCTGGCACCCCGCCTTCCGCTACGACGGCTTCCGCTACGTCGAGGCGCAGGGCCTGCCGGAGCACGTCGGCGCCGAGGCCGTGACGGCGCTGGTGCTGCGCGCGGACAACGAGCACATCGGCCGGTTCGAGACCTCCGACCCGCTGCTGAACGACATCCACCGGATCATCGACCGCGCGGTGCGCGGCAACATGTACAGCGTCCTGACCGACTGCCCGCACCGGGAGAAGCTGGGCTGGCTGGAGCAGGCCCACCTGCTGTTCGACGTCGTCGCCTACAACTACGACGTGGCCGCCTACTGCCGCGAGCTGCTGACCGGCATCGCGGAGGCGCAGACCGGGGACGGGCTCGTCCCCGACACGGCGCCCGAGTACGTGGTGTTCGACGGCGCGTTCAGGGACGACCCGAACTGGGGCGGCGCGCTGATCCGCATGCCGTGGCAGATCTACCGCTGGTACGGCGACACCACGGCCATGGAGCGGCACTACGACGCGATGGGCCGCTACCTGGACTACCTGACGGGCAAGGCCGAGGACGGCCTGCTCGGGCACGGGCTCGGCGACTGGTTCGGCCTGGACCACTCGACGCCGGTGCCGCTGGTGTCCACGTGGGGCTACTGGCGGGCGGCGGCCACGATGGCGAAGGTCGCCGGCGTGCTCGGCCGCGACGACGACGCCAAGCGCCACCGGGCGCTGACGGAGTCGATCTCGGCCGCGTTCACCGGCGCGTTCCGCCAGGCGGACGGCGGCTTCGGCGGGCAGGCGTCGCAGGTCTTCGCGCTGGACATGGGCGTGGTCCCGGACGAGCTGGTGCCGGCCGCGCTGGACCGGCTGAGCAGGGACGTGCGGGAGGGCGCCATCACGGTCGGGGAGATCGCGCTGCCCGCCCTCTACCAGGTGCTGACCAGGGCGGGCCGGCACGAGGCGCTGTGGGGGTTCGCCACCTCGACCAGCCATCCGAGCTACGGCTACCAGGTGCGGCACGGCGCCACCGCACTCACCGAGGCGTGGGACGGGCCGACGCGCGGCCTGTCGCAGAACCACTACATGCTCGGCGCCATCGACGCCTGGTTCTACCGGGGTCTCGGCGGCATCGGCCAGGCCCCCGGCTCTCGGGGCTTCCGGCGGCTGCTCGTCGCGCCCGCCGCTCCGGGCGACCTGGAGTCGGTACGGGCGGCCACGCGGACGCCGTACGGGCAGGTCGGCGTGGCGTGGCAGCGGTCGGGCGGGGAGTTCGCGCTGGAGGTGGAGGTGCCGCCGGGCTCGTCGGCCGAGGTGCGGCTGCCGGACCTGGGCCTGACCCGGCACGCGGCGCCGGAGGGAGCGGTCGCGGCCGGGGAGCGTGCCTGGCAGGTGGGGGCGGGGCACTGGACGTTCGGAGCCTCGAAGTGA
- a CDS encoding response regulator, producing MNKTRILLADDHALVRRGLRLILDAEPDLEVVAEAADGAQAVAAASEEHVDLAILDIAMPRMTGLQAAREISRRAPGIRILILSMYDNEQYFFESLKVGASGYVLKSVADQDLLEACRATMRGEPFLYPGAVTALIRDYLQRDREGERMPESILTPREEEIVKLIAEGNSAKEIAETLVISVKTVDRHRANILQKLGMRDRLELTRYAIRAGLVEP from the coding sequence GTGAACAAGACCCGGATCCTGCTGGCCGACGACCACGCGCTGGTCCGCCGGGGCCTGCGGCTGATCCTCGACGCCGAGCCCGACCTGGAGGTGGTCGCCGAGGCCGCCGACGGCGCCCAGGCCGTCGCCGCGGCCTCGGAGGAGCACGTCGACCTGGCCATCCTCGACATCGCGATGCCCCGCATGACCGGACTCCAGGCGGCCAGGGAGATCTCCCGGCGGGCGCCGGGCATCCGCATCCTGATCCTGTCGATGTACGACAACGAGCAGTACTTCTTCGAGTCGCTCAAGGTCGGCGCGTCAGGTTACGTGCTCAAATCGGTCGCCGACCAGGACCTGCTGGAGGCCTGCCGGGCCACCATGCGCGGCGAGCCGTTCCTCTACCCGGGTGCCGTGACCGCCCTCATCCGCGACTACCTGCAGCGGGACCGGGAGGGGGAGCGGATGCCTGAGAGCATCCTGACGCCGCGGGAGGAGGAGATCGTCAAGCTGATCGCCGAGGGCAACTCGGCGAAGGAGATCGCCGAGACGCTGGTCATCAGCGTGAAGACCGTTGACCGGCACCGCGCGAACATCCTGCAGAAGCTGGGCATGCGCGACCGCCTGGAGCTGACCAGGTACGCCATCCGCGCCGGCCTCGTCGAGCCCTGA
- a CDS encoding SLC13 family permease, translated as MSAFAALAIFLVAFYFIATEKANKVKVVLIAAGLMAVLGLIPGAGVFFSEHEGIDWNVIFLLLGMMIIVGVIKQTGVFDYLAIWAAKRSKGRPYRLMVMLMAITAIASPFLDNVTTIMLVAPVTIVVCNRLRIAAQPYLIAEVLASNIGGAATLIGDPPNIIIGSRAGLTFNDFLVHMAPIVVVIFAVFVLASRWLFAGSFQYNADRVAEVMALQERRAITDPRLLVRCLVVLAAVVAGFGLHAVVHVEPSIVALVGAGVMLLVSRANVSEVLDEVEWPTLVFFTGLFVMVAGLVHTGVIAAIGTWALDTLGDDYFVAATALLFGSGVLGAFFDNIPYVATTAPIVEGVVAAAPDPQTGQALWWAFALGADFGGNGTAVAASANVVALGIAARNGHKISFWQFTRYGIVVTAFSMVLAWLYVWMRYFL; from the coding sequence ATGAGCGCCTTCGCCGCACTGGCGATCTTCCTGGTGGCCTTCTACTTCATCGCGACGGAGAAGGCGAACAAGGTCAAGGTGGTGCTGATCGCCGCCGGGCTGATGGCCGTGCTCGGCCTGATCCCCGGCGCAGGGGTGTTCTTCTCCGAGCACGAGGGCATCGACTGGAACGTCATCTTCCTGCTGCTCGGCATGATGATCATCGTTGGCGTCATCAAGCAGACGGGCGTGTTCGACTATCTCGCCATCTGGGCCGCCAAGAGGTCGAAGGGACGCCCGTACCGGCTGATGGTGATGCTGATGGCGATCACCGCCATCGCCTCGCCGTTCCTCGACAACGTCACCACGATCATGCTGGTCGCGCCGGTCACCATCGTGGTCTGCAACCGGCTGCGGATCGCCGCGCAGCCGTACCTCATCGCGGAGGTCCTCGCCTCGAACATCGGCGGCGCGGCCACCCTCATCGGCGACCCGCCGAACATCATCATCGGCAGCCGCGCCGGGCTCACCTTCAACGACTTCCTGGTGCACATGGCGCCGATCGTGGTGGTCATCTTCGCCGTGTTCGTGCTGGCCTCCCGGTGGCTGTTCGCCGGCTCCTTCCAGTACAACGCCGACCGCGTGGCCGAGGTGATGGCGCTGCAGGAGCGGCGCGCCATCACCGACCCGCGGCTGCTCGTGCGCTGCCTGGTGGTGCTGGCCGCGGTCGTGGCCGGGTTCGGGCTGCACGCGGTGGTGCACGTCGAGCCGTCGATCGTGGCGCTGGTCGGCGCGGGCGTGATGCTGCTGGTCTCCCGCGCGAACGTCTCCGAGGTGCTGGACGAGGTCGAGTGGCCGACGCTGGTGTTCTTCACGGGGCTGTTCGTCATGGTCGCGGGACTGGTGCACACCGGCGTGATCGCCGCGATCGGCACGTGGGCGCTGGACACGCTGGGCGACGACTACTTCGTGGCCGCGACGGCGCTGCTGTTCGGCTCGGGCGTGCTGGGCGCCTTCTTCGACAACATCCCGTACGTCGCCACGACCGCCCCCATCGTCGAGGGCGTGGTCGCCGCGGCCCCCGACCCGCAGACCGGCCAGGCGCTGTGGTGGGCCTTCGCCCTCGGCGCCGACTTCGGCGGGAACGGCACCGCGGTCGCGGCCAGCGCCAACGTGGTGGCCCTCGGCATCGCCGCCCGCAACGGACACAAGATCAGCTTCTGGCAGTTCACCCGGTACGGGATCGTCGTCACCGCCTTCAGCATGGTGCTGGCCTGGCTGTACGTCTGGATGCGCTATTTCCTCTGA
- a CDS encoding CBS domain-containing protein: MEAGNIAVNLPTVTAHDPVTKAVRIMALGRMPGLIVVDGRGRPSAVLPGTQVLRLAVPGAYQEDPALCRTIDEAHADLFWGELGDLTVGDCLPGRPATPATVPLDATLLEVAALMARLRSPIVAVVGRDGVLAGAITLERLLTCLALSGQAD; encoded by the coding sequence ATGGAAGCCGGCAACATCGCCGTGAACCTGCCGACCGTGACCGCGCACGACCCCGTCACCAAGGCCGTGCGGATCATGGCGCTGGGCCGGATGCCCGGCCTGATCGTCGTGGACGGCAGGGGCCGGCCGTCGGCCGTGCTCCCGGGGACGCAGGTGCTGCGGCTGGCGGTGCCGGGGGCGTACCAGGAGGATCCGGCGCTCTGCCGGACGATCGACGAGGCGCACGCCGACCTGTTCTGGGGCGAGCTGGGCGACCTGACGGTGGGCGACTGCCTGCCGGGCAGGCCCGCCACGCCGGCGACCGTGCCGCTCGACGCGACCCTGCTCGAAGTGGCCGCCCTGATGGCCAGGCTGCGCAGCCCGATCGTCGCGGTGGTCGGCCGCGACGGCGTGCTCGCCGGGGCGATCACCCTGGAACGGCTGCTGACCTGCCTCGCGCTCTCCGGCCAGGCCGACTGA
- the nrfD gene encoding NrfD/PsrC family molybdoenzyme membrane anchor subunit — translation MGDVQHFAGPPDWLWYILFYFFLAGLSGGSYVLATLLRLRDAPGDEPMARIGYYIAFPPMLIAPLLLTLDLGQPMRFWHMLVNTTPGHLGVNFKYWTPMSVGIWALTVFAAITTVSFAAALVRDGKLRIPLVVRLDGRVLNVAGSLFGLFVAGYTGVLLSVSNQPVWSDTFALGGLFLASGLAGSAALMLLLARYRPEARPSAPMLSVSERLYSLLELALIVVFAVTLIVAGTQEIVFGLPWSLLWVVVLAGLVPGLYGLATERLSAGPAVAVRYSVVLPLLVLAGVLALRAAIIFSVQV, via the coding sequence ATGGGTGACGTGCAGCACTTCGCCGGCCCGCCGGACTGGCTCTGGTACATCCTGTTCTACTTCTTCCTCGCGGGGCTGTCCGGCGGCTCGTACGTGCTGGCCACCCTGCTCAGGCTGCGCGACGCGCCCGGGGACGAGCCCATGGCCCGGATCGGCTACTACATCGCGTTCCCGCCCATGCTCATCGCGCCGCTGCTGCTCACGCTGGACCTCGGGCAGCCGATGCGGTTCTGGCACATGCTGGTCAACACCACGCCCGGCCATCTCGGGGTGAACTTCAAGTACTGGACGCCGATGTCGGTCGGGATCTGGGCCCTGACGGTGTTCGCGGCGATCACCACGGTGTCGTTCGCGGCGGCGCTCGTGCGGGACGGCAAGCTCCGGATCCCGCTCGTCGTGCGGCTGGACGGCCGGGTGCTCAACGTCGCCGGCTCCCTGTTCGGGCTGTTCGTCGCCGGGTACACGGGTGTGCTGCTGTCGGTGTCGAACCAGCCGGTGTGGAGTGACACGTTCGCGCTGGGCGGGCTCTTCCTGGCCTCCGGGCTGGCGGGGTCGGCGGCGCTGATGCTGCTGCTGGCCCGCTACCGGCCGGAGGCGCGGCCGAGCGCGCCCATGTTGTCGGTCTCGGAGCGGCTGTACTCGCTGCTGGAGCTGGCGCTGATCGTGGTGTTCGCGGTGACGCTGATCGTCGCGGGCACGCAGGAGATCGTGTTCGGCCTGCCGTGGTCGCTGCTGTGGGTCGTGGTGCTCGCCGGGCTGGTTCCCGGCCTGTACGGGCTGGCCACCGAGCGCCTGTCGGCCGGCCCGGCGGTGGCCGTGCGGTACTCGGTGGTGCTGCCGCTGCTGGTGCTGGCCGGGGTGCTGGCCCTGCGGGCGGCGATCATCTTCAGCGTCCAGGTGTGA
- a CDS encoding 4Fe-4S dicluster domain-containing protein produces the protein MPHITPGQAYGFFTDTSVCIGCKACEVACKQWNQLEGHAPSFLDGFDNTGRLDAETWRHVQFHDNVPDEAVTPGNGAAWLMMSDVCKHCKQASCMEVCPTNAIIRTEFDSVFIQPDVCNGCRNCIAACPYDVIGASETTGIAQKCTLCYDRLQNDMTPACAKACPTESIQFGPVSELRQTAAKRLEILRGQGVTQARLYGHDERVYGGLNAFFLLMDEPERYGLPDERNAVLPSRNNAGGYLTAAVTAVLGVLGGLVALRRRKEKVEGPADG, from the coding sequence ATGCCGCACATCACACCGGGACAGGCGTACGGGTTCTTCACCGACACCAGCGTGTGCATCGGCTGCAAGGCCTGCGAGGTGGCCTGCAAGCAGTGGAACCAGCTGGAGGGCCACGCGCCGTCGTTCCTGGACGGCTTCGACAACACCGGCAGGCTGGACGCCGAGACCTGGCGGCACGTGCAGTTCCACGACAACGTCCCCGACGAGGCCGTGACCCCGGGCAACGGCGCGGCGTGGCTGATGATGTCGGACGTCTGCAAGCACTGCAAGCAGGCGAGCTGCATGGAGGTCTGCCCGACGAACGCGATCATCAGGACCGAGTTCGACAGCGTCTTCATCCAGCCGGACGTCTGCAACGGCTGCCGCAACTGCATCGCGGCCTGCCCGTACGACGTGATCGGCGCCAGCGAGACGACCGGCATCGCGCAGAAGTGCACGCTCTGCTACGACCGCCTCCAGAACGACATGACCCCGGCCTGCGCCAAGGCCTGCCCCACCGAGTCGATCCAGTTCGGCCCGGTCTCCGAGCTGCGGCAGACCGCGGCGAAGCGGCTGGAGATCCTGCGCGGGCAGGGCGTCACGCAGGCCAGGCTGTACGGGCACGACGAGCGGGTGTACGGCGGCCTGAACGCGTTCTTCCTGCTCATGGACGAGCCGGAGAGGTACGGGCTGCCCGACGAGCGCAACGCCGTGCTGCCCAGCCGCAACAACGCGGGCGGCTACCTGACCGCCGCCGTCACGGCCGTGCTGGGCGTGCTCGGCGGCCTGGTCGCGCTGCGCCGCCGCAAGGAGAAGGTGGAGGGGCCGGCCGATGGGTGA